A single region of the Gossypium arboreum isolate Shixiya-1 chromosome 12, ASM2569848v2, whole genome shotgun sequence genome encodes:
- the LOC108476826 gene encoding probable methyltransferase PMT5 isoform X1, with amino-acid sequence MRSPLLNKLSLTCGRRLPVSWLVLCFTSVLVLIAVFGSSFPKSFDYVTVTPVPEIYSNYRRLKEQAAVDYFQLRTVSSGAGRQGELGLCGKERENYVPCYNVTANVLLGFKDGEEFDRHCEVSSQGKFCLVRPPKDYKIPLRWPAGRDVIWTGNVKITKDQFLSSGSITKRMMLLEENQIAFHSQDGLIFDGVKDYSRQIAEMMGLGSGSEFFQAGVRTVLDIGCGFGSFGAHLVSLKLMALCVAAYEATGSQVQIALERGLPAMIGDFISRQLPYPSLSFDMVHCAQCGIVWDKKEGMFLVEFDRLLKPGGFFVITSPISKPPGHATSLKKRSMLTPLAQFTEKICWSLIAQQDETFIWQKTADAHCYSSLQKNEVPLCKEGYDAPYYQTLMPCIIGASSKRWIPIQNKSSSPDLSSMELEVHGKCQSRRFL; translated from the exons ATGAGAAGCCCTTTGCTCAATAAGCTTTCTCTTACTTGCGGCCGTAGACTGCCGGTCAGTTGGTTGGTATTGTGCTTCACTAGCGTGCTTGTGCTGATTGCAGTCTTTGGATCATCGTTTCCTAAGTCATTTGACTATGTAACTGTCACTCCAGTCCCAGAGATTTATTCAAACTATAGAAGGTTAAAGGAGCAAGCCGCAGTTGACTATTTTCAGCTGAGAACTGTCTCGTCTGGAGCTGGTCGCCAAGGGGAGCTTGGCTTATGCGGCAAAGAAAGAGAAAATTATGTTCCTTGTTACAATGTAACTGCAAATGTATTATTAGGGTTTAAAGATGGAGAGGAGTTTGATCGGCATTGTGAAGTATCAAGCCAAGGAAAGTTTTGTTTAGTTCGCCCTCCGAAGGATTATAAGATTCCACTCCGTTGGCCAGCTGGTAGGGATGTAAtatggactggaaatgtgaagaTAACCAAAGACCAATTCCTTTCTTCTGGAAGCATAACAAAAAG AATGATGTTGCTCGAAGAGAATCAAATTGCTTTTCACTCTCAGGACGGCTTaatctttgatggtgtcaaagatTATTCTCGCCAGATTGCAGAGATGATGGGACTGGGAAGTGGCTCTGAATTTTTTCAAGCTGGT GTACGCACCGTTCTTGATATTGGTTGTGGATTTGGAAGTTTTGGAGCTCATTTAGTTTCACTAAAGTTGATGGCTCTTTGTGTTGCTGCATATGAGGCAACTGGAAGCCAAGTTCAAATAGCTCTTGAGAGAGGTCTTCCAGCAATGATTGGCGATTTCATATCGAGACAACTACCATATCCATCATTGTCATTTGACATGGTTCATTGTGCTCAGTGCGGTATTGTTTGGGACAAGAAAG AGGGGATGTTTCTTGTAGAATTTGATCGGTTACTCAAGCCTGGAGGTTTTTTTGTTATAACCTCACCTATAAGTAAGCCACCTGGGCATGCTACAAGTTTGAAGAAAAGAAGCATGTTAACTCCACTGGCACAATTCACTGAAAAGATTTGTTGGAGTCTTATTGCACAACAAGATGAGACATTTATCTGGCAGAAAACTGCTGATGCTCATTGCTATTCTTCTCT CCAGAAAAATGAGGTACCCCTATGCAAAGAAGGATATGATGCTCCCTATTATCAAACCTTGATGCCATGTATTATTGGAGCTTCCAGCAAACGCTGGATTCCTATTCAGAACAAGTCTTCTAGCCCAGATTTGAGCTCTATGGAGCTTGAAGTTCATGGAAA GTGTCAGTCCAGAAGATTTCTTTGA
- the LOC108476826 gene encoding probable methyltransferase PMT5 isoform X2, which yields MRSPLLNKLSLTCGRRLPVSWLVLCFTSVLVLIAVFGSSFPKSFDYVTVTPVPEIYSNYRRLKEQAAVDYFQLRTVSSGAGRQGELGLCGKERENYVPCYNVTANVLLGFKDGEEFDRHCEVSSQGKFCLVRPPKDYKIPLRWPAGRDVIWTGNVKITKDQFLSSGSITKRMMLLEENQIAFHSQDGLIFDGVKDYSRQIAEMMGLGSGSEFFQAGVRTVLDIGCGFGSFGAHLVSLKLMALCVAAYEATGSQVQIALERGLPAMIGDFISRQLPYPSLSFDMVHCAQCGIVWDKKEGMFLVEFDRLLKPGGFFVITSPISKPPGHATSLKKRSMLTPLAQFTEKICWSLIAQQDETFIWQKTADAHCYSSLQKNEVPLCKEGYDAPYYQTLMPCIIGASSKRWIPIQNKSSSPDLSSMELEVHGKYCVSPEDFFEDLQVWKLALKNYWSLLTPLIFSDHPKRPGDEDPLPPFNMVRNVMDMNAHYGGLNAAFLEEMKSVWVMNVVPVRARNTLPLILDRGFPGVYHDWCEPFPTYPRTYDLLHANGLLSHLTSERCSLVELFVEMDRILRPEGWVVLSDKLGAIELARAHATQVRWDARVIDVQNGNDQRLLVCQKPFVKK from the exons ATGAGAAGCCCTTTGCTCAATAAGCTTTCTCTTACTTGCGGCCGTAGACTGCCGGTCAGTTGGTTGGTATTGTGCTTCACTAGCGTGCTTGTGCTGATTGCAGTCTTTGGATCATCGTTTCCTAAGTCATTTGACTATGTAACTGTCACTCCAGTCCCAGAGATTTATTCAAACTATAGAAGGTTAAAGGAGCAAGCCGCAGTTGACTATTTTCAGCTGAGAACTGTCTCGTCTGGAGCTGGTCGCCAAGGGGAGCTTGGCTTATGCGGCAAAGAAAGAGAAAATTATGTTCCTTGTTACAATGTAACTGCAAATGTATTATTAGGGTTTAAAGATGGAGAGGAGTTTGATCGGCATTGTGAAGTATCAAGCCAAGGAAAGTTTTGTTTAGTTCGCCCTCCGAAGGATTATAAGATTCCACTCCGTTGGCCAGCTGGTAGGGATGTAAtatggactggaaatgtgaagaTAACCAAAGACCAATTCCTTTCTTCTGGAAGCATAACAAAAAG AATGATGTTGCTCGAAGAGAATCAAATTGCTTTTCACTCTCAGGACGGCTTaatctttgatggtgtcaaagatTATTCTCGCCAGATTGCAGAGATGATGGGACTGGGAAGTGGCTCTGAATTTTTTCAAGCTGGT GTACGCACCGTTCTTGATATTGGTTGTGGATTTGGAAGTTTTGGAGCTCATTTAGTTTCACTAAAGTTGATGGCTCTTTGTGTTGCTGCATATGAGGCAACTGGAAGCCAAGTTCAAATAGCTCTTGAGAGAGGTCTTCCAGCAATGATTGGCGATTTCATATCGAGACAACTACCATATCCATCATTGTCATTTGACATGGTTCATTGTGCTCAGTGCGGTATTGTTTGGGACAAGAAAG AGGGGATGTTTCTTGTAGAATTTGATCGGTTACTCAAGCCTGGAGGTTTTTTTGTTATAACCTCACCTATAAGTAAGCCACCTGGGCATGCTACAAGTTTGAAGAAAAGAAGCATGTTAACTCCACTGGCACAATTCACTGAAAAGATTTGTTGGAGTCTTATTGCACAACAAGATGAGACATTTATCTGGCAGAAAACTGCTGATGCTCATTGCTATTCTTCTCT CCAGAAAAATGAGGTACCCCTATGCAAAGAAGGATATGATGCTCCCTATTATCAAACCTTGATGCCATGTATTATTGGAGCTTCCAGCAAACGCTGGATTCCTATTCAGAACAAGTCTTCTAGCCCAGATTTGAGCTCTATGGAGCTTGAAGTTCATGGAAAGTATT GTGTCAGTCCAGAAGATTTCTTTGAAGACTTGCAAGTTTggaaattagctttaaaaaacTATTGGTCTTTGCTTACACCATTAATTTTCTCCGACCATCCCAAGAGGCCAGGCGATGAAGACCCATTGCCTCCATTTAATATGGTACGCAATGTGATGGACATGAATGCACATTATGGGGGTTTGAATGCTGCATTCCTGGAGGAAATGAAATCAGTGTGGGTGATGAATGTTGTACCTGTTAGGGCTCGCAATACACTTCCTCTCATTCTTGACCGAGGCTTTCCTGGTGTTTATCATGACTG GTGTGAACCCTTCCCAACATATCCTCGAACATACGACTTGCTTCATGCGAATGGGCTCCTCTCACATCTTACTTCAGAGAGGTGTAGTTTGGTGGAGTTATTTGTAGAGATGGATCGAATTCTACGCCCTGAG GGCTGGGTTGTGCTCTCTGATAAACTAGGAGCTATAGAACTAGCACGTGCACATGCTACACAAGTACGATGGGATGCAAGGGTGATTGATGTTCAGAATGGTAACGATCAGCGGCTACTTGTTTGTCAGAAACCGTTTGTGAAAAAATGA